The Pseudoalteromonas translucida KMM 520 genome has a window encoding:
- a CDS encoding VC0807 family protein, giving the protein MTTSGQNNSKGKKNNPLFEVVFNIIVPSIILMKFSGPEYLGTVVGLIVALIFPVGYGIYDFIKARSLNFISLLGFLSTLLTGGIALFELNVEWLAIKEAAIPGIIGLTVLMSGFFGKPLLAKVLLNSILFKLDVIYDTLDARGNTQRFKQQITKANYILALTFAFSSTMNYVLAKWIVTSPAGTVEFNEQLGEMTLLSYPIIAIPSMLAMIGIFFYVIKVITKLTGMKFEQMVHSQ; this is encoded by the coding sequence ATGACAACCAGTGGTCAAAATAACAGTAAAGGTAAAAAAAACAATCCATTATTTGAGGTCGTTTTTAATATTATAGTGCCTTCAATTATTTTAATGAAGTTTTCGGGGCCTGAGTATTTAGGAACTGTTGTAGGGTTAATTGTCGCGCTTATATTTCCTGTGGGTTACGGTATTTATGATTTTATTAAAGCACGCTCGTTAAATTTTATTTCATTATTAGGTTTTTTAAGTACTTTATTAACGGGTGGCATAGCGCTGTTTGAGCTTAATGTGGAGTGGTTGGCAATAAAAGAAGCGGCTATACCGGGTATTATTGGCCTTACTGTTTTAATGTCGGGCTTTTTTGGTAAGCCATTGCTGGCAAAAGTGCTGTTAAACTCGATTTTATTTAAGTTAGATGTAATTTACGATACGTTAGATGCGCGCGGTAATACCCAGCGTTTTAAACAGCAAATTACCAAGGCTAATTATATTTTAGCGCTTACTTTTGCTTTTTCATCAACCATGAATTACGTACTTGCTAAGTGGATAGTGACCAGCCCTGCGGGTACGGTTGAGTTTAACGAGCAACTTGGCGAAATGACCTTGCTCAGTTACCCTATAATTGCTATTCCGTCTATGTTGGCAATGATTGGTATTTTCTTTTATGTGATTAAAGTAATTACTAAATTAACCGGCATGAAGTTTGAACAAATGGTTCATTCACAGTAA